In Levilactobacillus brevis, the genomic window GGACTGACTAGCCGGCTGGGTTGAAGAGGTTGCCGGTGCTGCGGCCCGCGTCCGCCGTTGTGGCTGTGACGTCTGACTCGCACTCGTCACGCTACTCGTGCTGGTACTGCTACTGGACGACGTCGTCACGGGAGCACTGCTAGACGTCGAACTGCTGGTCGTAGCCGCTGACTGACTGGAACTGGACTGGGCGTAGCTGGTACGCGGCGCCTGCGATGTCGTGTTGGCATTGCTGTGGTTACTCTTCGTTACACTGCTACTGGTTGATCCAGTGCTGGAAGAAGCCGAACTGGTCGTGGATTGACTGGTAGCGGCTGACGTGCCCGCGGCTGCGCTTTGTTTCTGCTGTTGCTTGCTTGCCGCTGCTTGTTGTTGCGCCACGATTTGGGCCTGCACGGCATTGGCCTTTTGCGTAGATTGATGCGTCGCACTACTGGTCGTGCCAGTCGTCGTGTTGGCTTGCACGCCGGTCGTGGTCTTGGCGGTACTCCCCCGCGGAATCGTCAATTGTTGACCCACGCTCAACACGTCACCCGTCATGTGATTGGCCTTTTGTAATTGGGCCACGGAGACATGGTATTGCTGTGCTAAATCCCAGAGCGTATCGCCGGATTTGACGGTATGCGTCTGCGTCGTCTTAGCGGACCGAACCTGTAATTTCTGCCCGACGAAAATTAAATCAGTTTTGCTGTCAATCGAATTCTGCGCTTCGAGGTCATCAATCGAGACCCCCAGTTTTTGTGAAAGTTCCCAAACGGTGTCGCCCTGCTTGACTTGAATACTGTCGGCATTAGCAGTAATGGTCGCGCCGGCTGCCAAGGCACCCATGGCCCCAACAACCCCAACCAACGCTTTTGTTTTTCGTTGTCCTGTACTCATTTTCAACAACACGTCCTTTTATGACTTTTTTTCAAACGCAAGTGAACGAGAAAATTCGGCCAAATCAGCCGATCACTTTCGGTCGTTCATAGTAAATACGAATCACAAATTAATATTACCACACGTTTTCCCAGTTCCTTGTGAAATATTAAGGAAATCATAACGGATTTTTAAGGTTAAACATTTGTTCCCGTTTTGAAAATATAACAATTTAGATACGCATGAAAGCACCGCCACGTTAGTATTAAACGGTTACATTGAAGCAAACAAACGTTCAAATACAGTCGATATCCACCGGCAAACAGTTACTTGAGGCGGTCAAGGACGGTTGCACATGAAAACAGTTGCAGAATACAAATTGAGCCTGATAACGCTTTCTGTAGGTTACAATTATCAAATTTTCGGGCGACTTTGTGAAATTGAAAAAAATTCCACAAAAAAACGGGAGAAGGTCTCCCGTTAGTTAGTAATCCCGCCATTCTGACTGATCTTAGTTGAAGAGTCCTTGGAAGAACGCCACAACCTTATGCCAGATTTGAACAAGGAAATTTTCTGCTTTTTTCGCATCCGCACTGTTGGCAAAATCTTTCACATTGGCCATTTTGTTACCAATGCTGTTGGCTAAATTGCTAGCCACATTGGTGACGTTGGTCACGTAGGATTTGCTGGTCGACACCGGCGCCTGTTGCACCTTACTCAGGGCCACCGCAATATTGGTAATCTGCGTCTGGTTGGTTTTCCCATCAATCCCCTGCTTAGCCAAAGCCTTTTGCAACATGGCTTCGATATCTGCCTTGGTGGCCAAATCGTCACCGTTTTGTCGTTGCTTGGCCAAGTCAGATGAGACTGACCCGACGGCCGACATCAACTTACCCGGATACTTCTTATCACTACTGTTGTTGTCAATGGCCGGCTGAGTGGCATCCAACACGCCGTTGGCAGCCTGGGTATTTTCCGAATTCAGCGTCAACCCATCGGCGGCCAAGGCCTTGTACACCCCAGTCAGTGCCGATTCACCGGAGACTGATTTATCGGCCGTCACCGTGATAATGACATCCTTCACCCCGGCCATCGTTGCGACCATGGCGTATTGTTGCGAGGTCACTTCCGTAATATTATTACTACCATTATAGTCGGCAATGTTGACCTTGACACCAGTTCCCGGATCAGCGGGTGCGAGTGCCACCGAACTAATCATGCTAGCATCGGTGGTTCCGGCTGAATTCAAGTACTTGGCGTAATCGCTCCCGGTAGCGGTCAAGGCCGTGTAATTGGACTTGACGCCCAGAGCGAAGGCCACGCTATCCTTGTCTTCGCTAGCTAAACCCGCGCCATAGACCACGTAGGCCTTGGACAAAGCCTTGGTCTGAACCGTGCTGCCACTGGTGGCGGAGCTACTGGTCTCGCTCGTGTCAGCGGTCGTCGTATCGGCATGTCCGATCACACCGCCCCCGATGCCCACGACCAGAGCGGCCGCGGCTAAGCTCAAAACAATTCGTTTAAATTTCATTGTTTGCACTCTCTTTTCACTTGAATTTAACTTCTCCCGTGCACCCAGTATAGCACGTGAAAATTCCGGGAAGCTAAACGCAACGTGACCTTAGAGAATTCTTCAAACTTACTTTTACTGCCAGAAACGCCGTGCCCCGGCGTATTCGGGGGCAAAGGCGGATTTGGCCATACTGGATTCTTCGACCTGACCACCCGGCTTAGGCGCGTGGAGAATGCGACCGGCCCCCGCGTAGAGTCCCACGTGGTGAACGTCACCCGTGCCGTGTTTGGTGGCAAAGAAGACCAGATCACCCGCGGTTAACTCTTCCGGCGCCACCGGGAAGCCGTTGGCAAATTGGTCCTGCGTATCCCGTGGTACCGGAATGCCCAGTGCCCGGTGCAAAGCATAGACGAAGCCCGAACAGTCGAAACCGGCTGGTGTCAGGCCACCCCAGAGGTACGGCGTGTCAATGAATTGCCGCCCCAGAGCCAGAATGCGATCACCATCATCCACGCCACTCACGCCTAATTTTGCCGCTGCGGCTGGAATCTGACCAGCACCTAGAGGCGTCACCACCTGAATCCAGTCGCTGTCTTGACTGGTGGTAGTCAGGATCGCGCCCATGGGTAGATCCAAAACGGGCTGTTGGTTGGCGTCCACGAGGGTGGTCGTCGGCTGAACCAGCCGCACCGTCGTTGTGGGATATTCCAACTCAGCATCGCTAGTGGTCAATTGACTCAGCGGGACCCAACCGGGATAACCGCGGCGCTCTGCCCGATTGGCCTGACGCGTCACGAAAACATGAGCCCAATCCCCCTCTTGTCGATCCAAGACGACCCGATCGTTGAATAACGCTTCGGTGACAATGCTTTGATTATCCGCTAATCGTTGCCGATCGGCCGGCTGTAAAGCAGCCGCCCAAGCCGTCAAGTTGCCATCCTTCAAGTACGTTTGATCAGTCTTTGTGGCTTGTTATGATCCCTTTGGGGTTGTCAAATGAAATAATATAATTCATCTGACAATCAACGGAGGGAATATGACATGTCGAAGATCAAGTATAGTGCCGTGGAGAAGCTGGAGTTGATTAATGAGTTTGAAGCATCAGGTCAAACTAATATTGGCTTTGCCAGAGAACATGGTTTGGCAGACAAGGAGGCGGTCATTCGGTGGCGGGCGTTGTACAAACGAGATGGCTTTGATGGGCTTAAAGAATCTAAAGGTTGTCGCAGATACAGTGAGGTCTTTAAGCTAAGAGTCGTGTATGCTTTTTTGAACGGCGAAGGTTCACAACGAGAAGTAGCAATGAAGTATGGTTTGCGCTCAGCTACGCAGGTAAATTACTGGGTTTCCAGGTATAATAGGGACAAAACTGTGACGGCAACCCCGTCTAGAAAGCAGGTCCCAACGATGAGCCGAAAAACTACTCTGGCAGAGCGTATTGAAGTGGTTGAGTACATTACCAAGCAGAACCACTCATATAACGAAGCAGCTGAACATTACAGCGTCTCCTACCAACAAGCCCGTTCGTGGGTGCTTAGAGCTAAGAAAGGTGGTTACAACGCCTTAGAGGATCGACGCGGACACCGTAAGCCACAACGAGAATTAACCGACTTAGATAAGGCCAATTTGCGGATTAAGCAACTAGAAGGTCAAGTCGCCGACATGGAATTACTGAAAGAATTCGTAAAAAAATTTCAAGAAATTCAGCACAAGGGGTGAATCAGCAACATCGACTGGCATATCAGGCAATCAGTGAGGTCAGTCAAGGAAAGCGAGGCGCCATTAAGACATTATTGACGCATATCGGAGTTAGTCGGCAAGCTTATAACAAGTCTTTTCATCGGCAAGAAACGCCGTGGGAGACTCAAGAGCGGCTTCTAGAAAAGCGAATCACTTATTGGTTCAATCAACATCATCAAGCAATCGGAGCTGGCAAGATCTTGTCCAATCTACAGCATGATGAACAGGTGACGTTTAAGGTAACAATCAAGCGTGTTAAACGAATTATGCGTAACTTGAATATCAAGTGTCAGATTCGGGTTAAGAAGCGCCAACGTATCAAGGAACAGGAACAATACATTCAGGACAATGTTTTGAATCGTAACTTTAAAGTCGCCGGTCCCAACCAGGTTTGGCTTGCGGATTCGACTGAGTTGTCTTACGGACCAAAGGGTCAATTCAAAATCCGACTGAGTGGTGTTTTAGATCTATGCGGCCGGAGACTGATCGCCTCATTTTTGAGCACTACAGAAACAGCTGTGGCAGAGATCCAGGTTTTTAAACAGGCTTTTGAACAGGCTGGCGATGTACACCCACTGATCCATACGGACCGTGGAGCTGCTTACACCGCTAAAGCTTTCAATAACTTTCTGTCAGAACATAAAGTGATGCGCAGTATGTCCCGACCAGGAACACCTTACGACAACGCGCCAATGGAGCGTTGGTGGAATGAATTTAAAGCGCATTGGATGGAACGTCATCCAATGCCAAAAACGTATCGAGAGTTTGTGGAGCTGGTAAACGAAGGCATCCACTACTTTAATTACTTGGATCGTTCCCCAGAAAGAAACGGCCTCACCCCAGTAGAATACTGGAATGAAGCCGCTTAGAGTAAATATCCATTTTATATTATTTCGAATGACAACTTGACAGGGACTAGTACAGCTGCCGTCGGTGCGGACCACACTAATGCCGTGGGAACCTTAATCCGTCGAATCTCCATTAAAACCGCCTCCAGTTTCTTTACCCCAATCTTACCAATAATTCGGTCAACTTACTAGGGCCTGTTCTCAAACTATTTCAATAGAATCATGATGGCGCAGATGTATATGGTGGACAAGAAGCTGGTAGCTAGCTTATCGTAGCGTGTTGCGAAGCGTCTAAAGTTCTTCATTTGATTAAAAAAGTCTTCAATCAGGTGACGTTCACAGTAGGTGAAATAATCACAGTCCCAAGGATCTTTGGCATTCTCTTTTGGCGGAATGGTATAGGTCCCATGGGCTGATGTAATTTGGTCTCTTAGCTTTTCGGCACCATATGCTTTATCCGCAATCACGTTTACGTTAGTCAAATCAACAGTTTCAAGTAGTTCAGGTGCCGCAATACTATCGTGTACCTGACCACCTGAAAGCAAGAATTTTAGTGGGTTGCCCAGTCCATCTACTAACGCATGAACCTTGGTGGTAAGGCCACCTCGGCTTCGTCCTATGAATTGGTTGAACTCTGCATTGACTGCGTTTTTTTAGCACCGGTAGCTTTTTGATGAACCCGAATACTGGTTGAATCTAAGCTGATGTTCTCCATGTCTGGATCTTGAGAAAGTTCTTCAAACATTTTTAGAAACAGACCGGAATTTGACCAACGTTGAAATCGGCTGTAAATTGCCTTCCAGTGACCGTAGCGCTCGGGAACGTCACGCCATGCCGCTCCGCTTCGCATCAGCCAGAGAATACCATTGAAAGCCGTTCGGTTATCAATGGTGGCTGGTCGACCGGTACGATAGGCTGGAAACATTGGTTCAATGCGGTTCCACTGTTCGTCAGTTAGTTCATAGCGCTTTGGTATAGTCATGATGTACTCCAATCCGTTTTTGATGGAGTATACCAGAAATCAATGTTTAGGAACAGACCCTAAAGGAAGGTGAATTTTTTCTTTTTCGCTAAGTTAGTTCAATGTCCATTAGGGTATACCCTATTGGCCTTTTTTATTTCTGTGCTATACTAGGGCCTGTTCTCAAACTATTTCAATAGAATCATGATGGCGCAGATGTATATGGTGGACAAGAAGCTGGTAGCTAGCTTATCGTAGCGTGTTGCGAAGCGTCTAAAGTTCTTCATTTGATTAAAAAAGTCTTCAATCAGGTGACGTTCACAGTAGGTGAAATAATCACAGTCCCAAGGATCTTTGGCATTCTCTTTTGGCGGAATGGTATAGGTCCCATGGGCTGATGTAATTTGGTCTCTTAGCTTTTCGGCACCATATGCTTTATCCGCAATCACGTTTACGTTAGTCAAATCAACAGTTTCAAGTAGTTCAGGTGCCGCAATACTATCGTGTACCTGACCACCTGAAAGCAAGAATTTTAGTGGGTTGCCCAGTCCATCTACTAACGCATGAACCTTGGTGGTAAGGCCACCTCGGCTTCGTCCTATGAATTGGTTGAACTCTGCATTGACTGCGTTTTTTTAGCACCGGTAGCTTTTTGATGAACCCGAATACTGGTTGAATCTAAGCTGATGTTCTCCATGTCTGGATCTTGAGAAAGTTCTTCAAACATTTTTAGAAACAGACCGGAATTTGACCAACGTTGAAATCGGCTGTAAATTGCCTTCCAGTGACCGTAGCGCTCGGGAACGTCACGCCATGCCGCTCCGCTTCGCATCAGCCAGAGAATACCATTGAAAGCCGTTCGGTTATCAATGGTGGCTGGTCGACCGGTACGATAGGCTGGAAACATTGGTTCAATGCGGTTCCACTGTTCGTCAGTTAGTTCATAGCGCTTTGGTATAGTCATGATGTACTCCAATCCGTTTTTGATGGAGTATACCAGAAATCAATGTTTAGGAACAGACCCTAGATTGTTCTGAATTTCTTCACGAAGTTGCGCGGAAAGTCCCTGGTGACTAGCCCCTATTGGACGAGATAAGTTCTTTTGTCTGCGCCTACCATGCCGAACAGCATCATCTGTTCCACCGCCACCCCACCAAAAAGGCCACGCTAGTTGCGGAAGCCTAGCGTGGCCAGAGAACGATATATTATAGAAGAAACAGCCTAAGTCTTACAGAAGATCCAGATAGGCTTGGACGATGTTTTCCGGGGTGAAACCGGCCATCTTAACCACGGCAGGTCCGTTGCCACTCGCCCCGAACCGTTCTTGCGTTAACGCCACACCATCGAGGCCAACGTAGCGGTACCAGCTGGCGCCACTCGCCATTTCGACCGCAACCCGCCGCCGCAGATGCTTAGGTAGCACGCGCGCTTGGTAATCGGCGGATTGTGCACTGAATTTTTCAAAACTTGGGATAGAAACGACACGAACATCATGCCCAATCTCCGCCAGGCGTTGTTGCGCGTCCACGGCGAGTTTAACCTCGGACCCGGAAGCCATCAGAATGCCCTCCGCCTCGTGTTGGGCCTCGGTCACCACGTAACCGCCTCGTTTAACGCCGCTACGCACCTTGGCCGCTGCCTTGGGTAAGGTTGGCAAGCCCTGACGCGTCAACACGATTGCCGTTGGGTGATCGGTCGCCGCAATGGCCTGTTCCCAAGCCGCCACGGTTTCATTCCCATCGGCGGGCCGATAAACGGTCAATCCCGGAATCGACCGTAAGGCAGCCAGCTGTTCAACGGGTTCGTGGGTCGGCCCATCCTCCCCCACGGCCAACGAATCGTGGGTAAACACGTAAATGACCGGCAGTTTTTGCAAGGCCGCCAGCCGAATCGCTGGCTTCATGTAATCGGAGAAGACGAAGAACGTTGACCCATAGATTCGAGTCCCACCGTGGAGCGCAATCCCATTCATTGCGGCCGCTTCGGCGAATTCGCGGACCCCGAACCAGAGATTCTTGCCGGTCGGGTTATCCCGACTGAAGCGGTCCGTCGCCGCCACGTTGGTCTTGTTGGAACTAAACAGGTCGGCCGATCCCCCCCAGAGATTCGGGCAAGCCGCACTCAGTTGCTGTAAAATCTCGTGACCACTCGCCCGCGAAGCCAGCGCATCTTTCTTGTAATAGGTGGGCAGACTCGCCGTGTAACCGGTCGGCAAGGTTTGGCTGATCCCCTGCGCAAACTGTGCCGCAAGGGTTGGTTCAGCCGTGGAATACCGATCAACCAGATTCGACCATTCCTGATGACTGGCCCAACCACGCGATTTGACGGTACTCTGGAACCGATCACGCACGGCCGTTGGCACTGTGAAGGGATCGTTATCCCAGTTGTAGAAGTTCCGGGTAGCCGCGAGGTCTTCATCGTTGAGCGGCGCCCCGTGAACCTTGTTGGTTCCTTGATGCGGGCTCCCCGCGCCAATAACCGTCTTGACTTCGATCAGGGTTGGCCCGGTCTGATTGTTCTTCGCCGTATTAATTGCGTCGTCGATGGCGGCTAAATCATTGCCATCTGCCACGCGGAGGTAGTTCCAGCCGTAGCTTTCAAAACGGCCGGCAACGTCATCGTGACAGGCGTTAGACAACGGCCCATCAAGGGAAATATCGTTGGAATCATACAAAACAATTAATTTATTGAGTTTTAACTGACCGGCAAGGCTGGCCGCTTCAGCAGCCACACCTTCCATCAGGTCCCCATCGCCGCAAATCGCGTAAGTATAGTGGTCAACCACGTTAAAGGCGTGCCGGTTGTACGTAGCGCCGAGGTGCATCTCCGCCATGGCCATCCCCACGGCCATACCAATCCCTTGACCCAGTGGACCAGTCGTCGCATCAACCCCAGGCGTCACCCCATACTCCGGATGACCAGGCGTCTTACTCCCCATTTGCCGAAAGTTCATCAGGTCATGCTTACTCAGTGCAAAGCCGCTCAAATGCAGTAGGCTATACAACATGGCTGAGCCGTGCCCCGCGGATAAAACGAAGCGGTCCCGGTTGAACCACTGTGGGAAGGACGGGTCGATGCGTAGGTGCCGTGAGAACAGGACGTAGGCCATTGGCGAAACACCCAACGGTAAACCCGGGTGACCGGACCGCGCTCTAGAAATCATGTCCATACTGAGCATCCGAACCGCCGTCACGGCCTGCGTATCAACTTCATCAAAATCTG contains:
- a CDS encoding LysM peptidoglycan-binding domain-containing protein, with the translated sequence MGALAAGATITANADSIQVKQGDTVWELSQKLGVSIDDLEAQNSIDSKTDLIFVGQKLQVRSAKTTQTHTVKSGDTLWDLAQQYHVSVAQLQKANHMTGDVLSVGQQLTIPRGSTAKTTTGVQANTTTGTTSSATHQSTQKANAVQAQIVAQQQAAASKQQQKQSAAAGTSAATSQSTTSSASSSTGSTSSSVTKSNHSNANTTSQAPRTSYAQSSSSQSAATTSSSTSSSAPVTTSSSSSTSTSSVTSASQTSQPQRRTRAAAPATSSTQPASQSSTQSSATGATSSTSAVTSSRTTSQAQKQTGSQNATATTTTKRIRTTTQSAVKKQAAKAATTTSSTSANSTSSAASSATSSAATTSSSAKKTTNTAGLTSGSVTGLALKLSSANIPYVWGGSSLSGMDCSGLVAYVYKNAMGVSLPHNTVAQEAYVSTHSVGSAKPGDILFWGAKGSTYHDAIYLGNNQFVDAPTPGQNVQVHQISKYFMPSFAGTVK
- a CDS encoding DUF1002 domain-containing protein, with product MKFKRIVLSLAAAALVVGIGGGVIGHADTTTADTSETSSSATSGSTVQTKALSKAYVVYGAGLASEDKDSVAFALGVKSNYTALTATGSDYAKYLNSAGTTDASMISSVALAPADPGTGVKVNIADYNGSNNITEVTSQQYAMVATMAGVKDVIITVTADKSVSGESALTGVYKALAADGLTLNSENTQAANGVLDATQPAIDNNSSDKKYPGKLMSAVGSVSSDLAKQRQNGDDLATKADIEAMLQKALAKQGIDGKTNQTQITNIAVALSKVQQAPVSTSKSYVTNVTNVASNLANSIGNKMANVKDFANSADAKKAENFLVQIWHKVVAFFQGLFN
- a CDS encoding C40 family peptidase produces the protein MKDGNLTAWAAALQPADRQRLADNQSIVTEALFNDRVVLDRQEGDWAHVFVTRQANRAERRGYPGWVPLSQLTTSDAELEYPTTTVRLVQPTTTLVDANQQPVLDLPMGAILTTTSQDSDWIQVVTPLGAGQIPAAAAKLGVSGVDDGDRILALGRQFIDTPYLWGGLTPAGFDCSGFVYALHRALGIPVPRDTQDQFANGFPVAPEELTAGDLVFFATKHGTGDVHHVGLYAGAGRILHAPKPGGQVEESSMAKSAFAPEYAGARRFWQ
- a CDS encoding transposase, with protein sequence MSKIKYSAVEKLELINEFEASGQTNIGFAREHGLADKEAVIRWRALYKRDGFDGLKESKGCRRYSEVFKLRVVYAFLNGEGSQREVAMKYGLRSATQVNYWVSRYNRDKTVTATPSRKQVPTMSRKTTLAERIEVVEYITKQNHSYNEAAEHYSVSYQQARSWVLRAKKGGYNALEDRRGHRKPQRELTDLDKANLRIKQLEGQVADMELLKEFVKKFQEIQHKG
- a CDS encoding IS3 family transposase, whose amino-acid sequence is MNQQHRLAYQAISEVSQGKRGAIKTLLTHIGVSRQAYNKSFHRQETPWETQERLLEKRITYWFNQHHQAIGAGKILSNLQHDEQVTFKVTIKRVKRIMRNLNIKCQIRVKKRQRIKEQEQYIQDNVLNRNFKVAGPNQVWLADSTELSYGPKGQFKIRLSGVLDLCGRRLIASFLSTTETAVAEIQVFKQAFEQAGDVHPLIHTDRGAAYTAKAFNNFLSEHKVMRSMSRPGTPYDNAPMERWWNEFKAHWMERHPMPKTYREFVELVNEGIHYFNYLDRSPERNGLTPVEYWNEAA
- the tkt gene encoding transketolase, which gives rise to MLNEQVVKKADFDEVDTQAVTAVRMLSMDMISRARSGHPGLPLGVSPMAYVLFSRHLRIDPSFPQWFNRDRFVLSAGHGSAMLYSLLHLSGFALSKHDLMNFRQMGSKTPGHPEYGVTPGVDATTGPLGQGIGMAVGMAMAEMHLGATYNRHAFNVVDHYTYAICGDGDLMEGVAAEAASLAGQLKLNKLIVLYDSNDISLDGPLSNACHDDVAGRFESYGWNYLRVADGNDLAAIDDAINTAKNNQTGPTLIEVKTVIGAGSPHQGTNKVHGAPLNDEDLAATRNFYNWDNDPFTVPTAVRDRFQSTVKSRGWASHQEWSNLVDRYSTAEPTLAAQFAQGISQTLPTGYTASLPTYYKKDALASRASGHEILQQLSAACPNLWGGSADLFSSNKTNVAATDRFSRDNPTGKNLWFGVREFAEAAAMNGIALHGGTRIYGSTFFVFSDYMKPAIRLAALQKLPVIYVFTHDSLAVGEDGPTHEPVEQLAALRSIPGLTVYRPADGNETVAAWEQAIAATDHPTAIVLTRQGLPTLPKAAAKVRSGVKRGGYVVTEAQHEAEGILMASGSEVKLAVDAQQRLAEIGHDVRVVSIPSFEKFSAQSADYQARVLPKHLRRRVAVEMASGASWYRYVGLDGVALTQERFGASGNGPAVVKMAGFTPENIVQAYLDLL